From Sphingomonas nostoxanthinifaciens, a single genomic window includes:
- a CDS encoding four-helix bundle copper-binding protein, with amino-acid sequence MPIRKMIAAHPDANGHINEPLAEAIRSATDCAVTCTACADACLAEPMDMRQCIRMCLDCADVCTAAARLATRQTGDNRAVLATILRACIEACDACAAECEKHDHRHCRLCAAACRTCADDCREALAGLG; translated from the coding sequence ATGCCGATCCGCAAGATGATCGCCGCCCACCCGGACGCGAACGGCCATATCAACGAGCCGCTGGCCGAAGCCATTCGCAGCGCGACCGACTGCGCCGTCACCTGTACCGCCTGCGCCGACGCCTGCCTCGCCGAGCCGATGGACATGCGCCAGTGCATCCGCATGTGTCTCGACTGCGCCGACGTCTGCACCGCCGCGGCCCGCCTCGCCACGCGCCAGACCGGCGACAATCGCGCGGTGTTGGCGACCATCCTGCGCGCCTGCATCGAGGCGTGCGACGCCTGCGCCGCGGAATGCGAGAAGCATGATCACCGCCACTGCCGGCTCTGCGCCGCCGCCTGCCGCACGTGCGCCGACGATTGCCGCGAGGCGCTCGCCGGGCTCGGCTGA
- a CDS encoding VOC family protein gives MGVNGIGGFFFRARDPEALARWYAEHLGVGAGEYGRWATEAGSSVFAPFKADTDYFPADRQWMLNLRVDDLDGLLERLRAADIEIVTNPDWDMPGVGRFARIHDPEGNPLELWEPDPEDEDDADAV, from the coding sequence ATGGGCGTGAACGGCATCGGCGGCTTCTTCTTCCGTGCGCGCGATCCGGAGGCGCTGGCGCGCTGGTATGCCGAGCATCTCGGCGTCGGCGCGGGCGAGTATGGCCGCTGGGCGACCGAGGCGGGATCGTCGGTCTTCGCGCCGTTCAAGGCCGATACCGATTATTTCCCCGCCGACCGCCAGTGGATGCTGAACCTGCGCGTCGACGATCTCGACGGCCTGTTGGAGCGGCTGCGCGCGGCGGACATCGAGATCGTCACCAATCCGGATTGGGACATGCCGGGGGTAGGGCGCTTCGCCCGTATCCACGATCCCGAGGGCAACCCGCTCGAATTGTGGGAGCCCGATCCCGAGGACGAGGATGATGCCGACGCGGTGTGA
- a CDS encoding PEPxxWA-CTERM sorting domain-containing protein: MLSIRLAAAAGLALAALPASAATVYESASYTGDDTGEYILFPDGTDIIGAVFTLADRTDVTAIGAQFGGYPSGTIFGAIVSVDPTTGLPAGSSQNLAATALGSTLFEVTGGTHDQAADLALTLDAGTYAVVFGSNQFGATGYAGLGDLNTPTGDGTLVRSFFSDGWDLFDDSGVRVFVEGNAVAAVPEPSSWALMIAGFGLAGVALRRRRVTVRFA, encoded by the coding sequence ATGCTGTCCATTCGCCTCGCCGCCGCGGCCGGCCTCGCACTCGCCGCGCTGCCCGCCTCCGCCGCGACCGTCTACGAAAGCGCCAGCTACACCGGCGACGACACCGGCGAATATATCCTGTTCCCGGACGGCACCGACATCATCGGCGCGGTGTTCACGCTGGCCGACCGCACCGACGTGACCGCGATCGGCGCGCAGTTCGGCGGCTATCCGTCGGGCACGATCTTCGGCGCGATCGTCTCGGTCGATCCGACCACCGGCCTGCCGGCCGGCTCGTCGCAGAACCTCGCCGCCACCGCGCTCGGCTCGACGCTCTTCGAAGTGACCGGCGGCACGCACGATCAGGCGGCCGACCTCGCGCTGACGCTCGACGCCGGCACCTATGCGGTGGTGTTCGGCTCCAATCAGTTCGGCGCGACCGGCTATGCCGGCCTCGGCGATCTCAACACGCCGACCGGCGACGGCACGCTCGTCCGCTCCTTCTTCTCGGACGGCTGGGATCTGTTCGATGATAGCGGCGTGCGCGTCTTCGTCGAGGGCAATGCCGTTGCCGCCGTGCCCGAGCCGTCGAGCTGGGCGCTGATGATCGCCGGCTTTGGCCTCGCCGGCGTGGCGCTGCGCCGCCGTCGCGTCACCGTCCGCTTCGCCTGA
- the def gene encoding peptide deformylase codes for MAILSIIEAPDPRLRVKSTPVETVDDALRTLIADMFETMYDAPGIGLAAIQVGVPKRLLVIDLQDIEGPDGQPVRNPRVFINPELYEPSTELSVYNEGCLSVPEQFAEVERPATTHARWLDEQGVAHDEPIDGMLATCLQHEMDHLEGILFIDHLSRLKREMVLKKLEKARRARNAA; via the coding sequence ATGGCCATTCTTTCGATCATCGAGGCGCCGGATCCCCGGCTGCGTGTGAAGTCCACTCCCGTCGAGACGGTGGATGACGCTCTGCGCACGCTGATCGCCGACATGTTCGAGACGATGTACGATGCGCCCGGCATCGGCCTCGCCGCGATCCAGGTGGGCGTGCCGAAGCGGCTGCTGGTGATCGACTTGCAGGATATCGAGGGGCCGGACGGCCAGCCGGTGCGCAACCCGCGCGTGTTCATCAACCCCGAATTGTACGAGCCGTCGACCGAATTGTCGGTCTATAATGAGGGCTGCCTGTCGGTGCCCGAGCAGTTTGCCGAGGTTGAGCGGCCGGCGACCACGCACGCCCGCTGGCTGGACGAGCAGGGCGTCGCGCATGACGAGCCGATCGACGGCATGCTCGCCACCTGCCTGCAGCACGAGATGGACCATCTCGAAGGCATCCTCTTCATCGATCATCTGTCGCGGCTGAAGCGCGAGATGGTGCTGAAGAAGCTCGAGAAAGCGCGCCGGGCCCGCAACGCGGCCTGA
- a CDS encoding DNA recombination protein RmuC gives MAAGMAVAMALVAAIVGLIVGWILGGRPAALLRGERDRLDERSRAAETACAAAQAGAARADLLTRTLEAVTRERDEAQAALREFTGRQEERERHFTARQRELVEQKEALSAQFSEIGGKLLADAQRQFLERADQRFTESERLSGERLGALLQPVDERLKRYEEGVAKVEAERRDSFGALTGLIQSMREGQERVSGEAAKLVNALRNAPKARGRWGEQQLRNVLETCGLSDHADFRTEVSVEGDEGRLRPDVVVRVPGGRTLVIDAKVSLNAYQDAFGAIDEGERAVHLAAHAAAMRAHVNTLGGKAYQARFADSADYVVMFVPGEHFLAAALEQDPTLWDFAFDKRVLLATPTNLIAIARTVAAVWRQEKLAKEAAQIGALGKELYERLSTAAERMRRVGGGLTTAVNSYNAFVSSFESRALVTARKFRDLNIEAGGREIEEVAPVEALARYHDTPALPVDEAGEPLLSQAAE, from the coding sequence ATGGCGGCGGGCATGGCAGTGGCGATGGCACTGGTGGCGGCGATCGTCGGCCTGATCGTGGGCTGGATCCTCGGCGGCCGACCGGCGGCGCTGCTGCGCGGCGAACGCGACCGGCTGGACGAACGCTCGCGCGCAGCAGAGACGGCGTGCGCGGCGGCGCAGGCGGGGGCGGCGCGGGCCGATCTGCTGACGCGGACGCTGGAGGCGGTGACGCGCGAGCGCGACGAGGCGCAGGCCGCCTTGCGCGAATTTACCGGCCGGCAAGAGGAGCGCGAACGCCATTTCACCGCCCGCCAGCGCGAGCTGGTCGAGCAGAAGGAAGCGCTGTCGGCGCAGTTCAGCGAGATTGGCGGCAAATTGCTGGCCGATGCGCAGCGCCAGTTCCTCGAGCGCGCCGACCAGCGCTTCACCGAATCGGAGCGGCTGTCGGGCGAGCGGCTCGGTGCCCTGCTGCAGCCGGTCGACGAGCGGTTGAAGCGCTACGAGGAAGGCGTGGCGAAGGTCGAGGCCGAGCGCCGCGATTCGTTCGGCGCGCTGACCGGGCTCATCCAGTCGATGCGCGAGGGGCAGGAGCGCGTTTCGGGCGAGGCTGCCAAGCTGGTCAACGCCCTGCGCAACGCGCCCAAGGCGCGCGGCCGCTGGGGCGAGCAGCAGCTCCGCAACGTGCTGGAGACGTGTGGCCTGTCCGATCATGCCGATTTCCGGACCGAGGTGTCGGTCGAGGGCGACGAGGGGCGGCTGCGGCCCGACGTGGTGGTGCGCGTACCCGGCGGGCGCACTTTGGTGATCGACGCGAAGGTGTCGCTCAACGCCTATCAGGATGCGTTCGGCGCCATCGACGAAGGCGAGCGCGCGGTGCATCTGGCGGCGCATGCCGCGGCGATGCGCGCGCACGTCAACACGCTGGGCGGCAAGGCCTATCAGGCGCGCTTCGCCGACAGCGCCGATTATGTCGTGATGTTCGTGCCGGGCGAGCATTTCCTCGCCGCCGCGCTGGAGCAGGATCCGACGCTGTGGGATTTCGCATTCGACAAGCGCGTGCTGCTGGCGACGCCGACCAACCTGATCGCGATCGCGCGGACGGTCGCCGCGGTATGGCGGCAGGAGAAGCTCGCCAAGGAAGCCGCGCAGATCGGCGCGCTGGGCAAGGAATTGTACGAGCGGCTGTCGACCGCGGCCGAGCGGATGCGCCGCGTGGGCGGGGGGCTGACGACAGCGGTCAACAGCTACAATGCGTTCGTGAGCAGTTTCGAGAGCCGTGCGCTCGTTACCGCGCGCAAGTTCCGCGACCTCAATATCGAGGCTGGCGGCCGCGAGATCGAGGAAGTGGCGCCGGTCGAAGCACTTGCGCGCTACCACGACACGCCCGCGCTGCCGGTGGACGAAGCAGGCGAACCGTTGCTGTCGCAGGCCGCCGAATAG